A section of the Acanthochromis polyacanthus isolate Apoly-LR-REF ecotype Palm Island chromosome 1, KAUST_Apoly_ChrSc, whole genome shotgun sequence genome encodes:
- the g2e3 gene encoding G2/M phase-specific E3 ubiquitin-protein ligase yields the protein MKKKKMRRSQVDSMEKECCALCRFSDDDPALFGEKVTLKEHKLSVHYFCLLTSCGVYQRGEENEGVFGFLVDDIKQEIRRSARLMCFVCKKKGACVGCNVRSCRKMFHFPCGRKRMSVSQFTGLFPSYCRDHGPVQTLGAGLDLSLPQSCSICLDSIDPVLSFSVLKCPSCHTSWFHRDCVQRQAHSAGLFFFRCTLCNNKESFQEEMLRMGIYIPERDASWELEANAFSELLEVYNRCDALSCLCEKGRAHSAKSGWFEVIRCRLCGSTGTHRRCSELQVDTRDWACSECTQATDGKASLVTSPQGVQRRSLLSKRHLSPNHSPVSRKRCTNLTHLSSVSSKRPSSPVQAGSPEELLQVLLPQLRPLSVQVEVRGDEVLSAGLELVRRTDFDPSLVLSVRFTEETTLPSSPRGGDSARQNFLKLLVQQIQNCVVFEGPEGAKNLALNSQAVREDLYFDVGCLLALSLVHGGPPVGFFSPALYQCLFNHPAHRPLTVGHMTPDTPLTHRVLQIAEAESLEELGEAMASSCGFLEVAGCNRPIGSMEEREALVEDLVNFTMITRMQLPLQRFREGLQTLGVFDQVQLFPSAFLEVFCEASDHLTAQTVGRLFTVAFSEQEDKLNRETAVVAYWRHFLLECEVGRSSVSLQDLLRFSTGVQDVPAVGLLPAPSISFLHPPGLQEEDQRDEGLFPQSHPESKRLLLPISSSYQNFKSSMEQAVSHRVHLLLPAES from the exons atgaagaagaagaagatgagaaGGTCTCAGGTGGACAGCATGGAGAAGGAGT gCTGTGCTCTGTGCCGGTTCAGTGACGATGATCCGGCTTTGTTTGGGGAGAAAGTGACTCTCAAAGAGCACAAACTGTCCGTCCACTACTTCTGTTTG CTGACGTCTTGTGGAGTTTACCAGCGAGGAGAAGAGAACGAAGGCGTCTTTGGCTTCCTGGTGGACGACATCAAGCAGGAGATCCGACGCTCAGCTCGACTG ATGTGTTTCGTCTGTAAGAAGAAGGGAGCGTGTGTCGGCTGTAACGTCAGGAGCTGCAGGAAGATGTTCCACTTTCCCTGCGGGAGGAAACGGATGTCCGTCTCTCAGTTTACCGGACTTTTCCC GTCTTACTGTCGGGACCACGGTCCAGTTCAGACTCTGGGTGCAGGTCTGGACCTCAGCCTGCCTCAGTCCTGCTCCATCTGTCTGGACTCCATCGACCCCGTCCTCTCCTTCTCCGTCCTCAAGTGTCCGTCCTGCCACACCAGCTGGTTCCACAGAGACTGTGTGCAG cgTCAGGCCCACAGTGCAGGACTCTTCTTCTTCAGGTGTACTCTGTGCAACAACAAGGAGAGCTTCCAGGAGGAGATGCTCAGGATGGGAATCTACATCCCAGAGAG AGATGCATCGTGGGAGCTGGAGGCCAACGCTTTCTCAGAGCTGCTGGAGGTTTATAATCGCTGCGATGCCCTCAGCTGCCTCTGTGAGAAAGGACGAGCTCATTCTGCCAAGAGCGG cTGGTTCGAGGTGATCCGCTGCCGGCTGTGTGGATCCACAGGAACCCACAGAAGATGTTCAGAGCTGCAGGTGGACACCAGAGACTGGGCCTGCAGCGAGTGCACCCAGGCCACCGACGGGAAAG CCTCTCTGGTCACGTCTCCTCAGGGAGTTCAGAGGAGGAGTCTGCTGTCCAAACGCCACCTGTCCCCCAACCACTCCCCCGTCAGCCGTAAAAGGTGCACTAATCTAACGCACCTGTCCTCTGTCAGCAGTAAAAG ACCCTCCTCACCTGTGCAGGCCGGCTCAcctgaggagctgctgcaggtgctGCTGCCTCAGCTCCGCCCCCTCAGCGTGCAGGTGGAGGTGAGAGGAGACGAGGTTCTGTCTGCGGGTCTGGAGCTGGTGAGGAGGACCGACTTCGACCCGTCTCTGGTTCTGTCCGTCAG GTTCACAGAGGAGACTACGTTACCCAGCAGCCCGCGGGGCGGGGACTCGGCCCGGCAGAACTTCCTGAAGCTGTTGGTGCAGCAGATCCAGAACTGTGTGGTGTTTGAGGGTCCAGAAGGAGCCAAGAATCTTGCGCTGAACTCCCAGG CCGTACGTGAGGACCTCTACTTTGACGTCGGCTGTCTTCTGGCTCTGTCTCTGGTCCACGGCGGTCCACCGGTTGGATTCTTCTCTCCGGCTCTGTACCAGTGTTTGTTCAACCATCCGGCCCACCGGCCGCTGACCGTCGGTCACATGACCCCCGACACGCCGCTGACCCATCGAGTCCTCCAG ATCGCCGAGGCCGAGTCTCTGGAGGAACTCGGAGAAGCGATGGCGTCGAGCTGCGGCTTCCTGGAGGTGGCCGGATGTAACCGACCAATCGGCAGCATGGAGGAGAGAGAAGCTCTGGTGGAGGATCTGGTGAACTTCACCATGATCACCAGGATGCAGCTTCCTCTGCAGAG gtttcgTGAAGGTTTGCAGACTTTGGGTGTCTTTGATCAG GTCCAGCTCTTCCCGTCGGCTTTCCTGGAGGTTTTCTGTGAAGCCTCGGATCATCTCACGGCTCAGACGGTCGGTCGACTCTTCACCGTCGCTTTCTCTGAGCAGGAAGACAAACTGAACCGAGAAACGGCCGTCGTGGCCTACTGGAGACACTTCCTGCTCGAGTGTGAAG TCGGTCGGAGCTCCGTCTCCCTGCAGGACCTCCTCCGGTTCTCCACCGGGGTCCAGGATGTGCCGGCGGTCGGCCTCCTTCCTGCTCCCTCCATCTCCTTCCTCCACCCTCCAGGGCTCCAGGAGGAGGACCAGAGGGACGAGGGTCTCTTCCCCCAGAGCCACCCGGAGTCCAAACGCCTGCTGCTGCCCATCAGCTCCTCCTACCAGAACTTCAAGAGCTCCATGGAGCAGGCGGTGAGCCACCGAGTCCATCTGCTGCTGCCTGCAGAGAGCTAG